The following proteins come from a genomic window of Acetivibrio cellulolyticus CD2:
- a CDS encoding acylneuraminate cytidylyltransferase family protein: MNANQVLSIIPARGGSKGLPGKNIRIISGKHLISWTIEESLKSRYITRTVVSTEDDQIGDITLKSGAELIKRPMDLAQDNSTTADVIFHVLNSLEKDSGYKPDYIVLLQCTSPLRSVAHIDEAFEIFLKNESKADSLISVCKEEHPPFWLKTTDSNNFLKDFLDYDKEKFKKRQDFPQMYRINGGIYISSLNRFIENKGFQSPCSVPYLMDRTSSIDIDDETDFLFAEFLMNRRNI, translated from the coding sequence TTGAATGCTAATCAGGTTTTATCGATAATACCAGCACGTGGGGGTTCGAAAGGCTTGCCGGGTAAAAACATTAGAATAATTAGCGGAAAGCACCTTATAAGCTGGACAATTGAAGAAAGTCTTAAATCCAGGTATATTACACGGACTGTTGTATCGACTGAGGATGATCAAATTGGGGATATAACTTTAAAATCTGGAGCTGAACTTATAAAAAGACCTATGGACCTTGCGCAGGATAATTCTACAACAGCAGATGTAATATTTCATGTTTTAAATAGTCTGGAAAAAGACTCAGGTTACAAACCAGATTATATAGTATTATTGCAGTGCACATCACCATTGAGAAGCGTTGCGCATATTGATGAGGCATTTGAAATTTTTCTTAAAAATGAAAGTAAAGCAGATTCTCTTATTTCTGTATGTAAAGAAGAACATCCTCCTTTTTGGCTAAAAACGACAGATTCAAACAACTTTCTTAAGGATTTTTTAGATTATGATAAAGAAAAGTTTAAAAAAAGGCAGGATTTTCCCCAAATGTATAGAATAAATGGAGGTATCTACATATCAAGTTTGAATAGATTCATTGAAAATAAAGGGTTTCAATCTCCATGTTCAGTACCATATTTAATGGATAGAACAAGTTCAATAGATATTGATGATGAAACTGATTTTCTGTTTGCGGAATTCCTAATGAATAGAAGAAATATATAA
- a CDS encoding radical SAM protein has product MKKQLVNEFAKIYRSEKYSNANKLPLSEFPFMVDVEPTNHCNLMCKMCSRNVMKRECGNMSLEVYKNVVDECAKYGSAIRLIRWGEHFLHPQIFDFISYTKEKGVLLHMTTNGLLLNSERAEKLVNLGIDSLIISMQGADKEGYEDMRNNNKYDLLVNNIKNLMEIRRLHGKEIPFVHISSTVTDEPDEKVNEFVEFWEAIVDSVGVGKTYFAMVDKDDYHDKIAQYLPRETVKKIYSPCTEVYQKISVNWNGDITACCADHDNYMILGNVKSMSLREAWHCDKMNNYRKMLDEMGMEKLPLCRDCYHTYDGI; this is encoded by the coding sequence ATGAAAAAACAACTGGTTAACGAATTTGCAAAAATATATAGAAGCGAAAAGTATTCTAATGCCAACAAGCTGCCGTTAAGTGAATTCCCATTTATGGTAGATGTGGAGCCAACCAATCACTGCAACCTTATGTGTAAAATGTGTTCGAGGAATGTAATGAAAAGAGAATGTGGTAATATGAGTCTCGAAGTGTACAAAAATGTTGTGGATGAGTGCGCTAAATATGGGAGTGCTATAAGATTGATAAGGTGGGGGGAACACTTTCTCCACCCACAAATATTTGACTTTATTTCATATACAAAAGAAAAGGGTGTACTTCTGCATATGACAACGAATGGACTTCTCTTAAACAGTGAACGGGCCGAAAAACTTGTAAACCTCGGCATTGACAGCTTGATAATATCCATGCAGGGTGCAGATAAAGAAGGGTATGAAGATATGAGAAACAACAATAAATATGATTTATTGGTAAATAATATTAAAAACTTGATGGAAATAAGAAGATTACATGGAAAAGAAATACCTTTCGTTCATATTTCTTCAACGGTTACTGATGAGCCAGATGAGAAAGTTAACGAGTTTGTAGAATTTTGGGAAGCAATTGTTGATTCTGTTGGAGTTGGAAAAACTTATTTTGCTATGGTTGATAAGGATGACTATCATGATAAAATTGCACAATATCTTCCAAGGGAGACTGTAAAAAAGATATATTCACCATGTACAGAAGTATATCAAAAGATATCGGTAAATTGGAACGGTGATATTACGGCCTGCTGTGCAGATCATGATAACTATATGATTCTGGGTAATGTTAAGAGTATGAGCCTAAGGGAAGCATGGCATTGTGATAAAATGAACAACTATCGTAAGATGCTTGATGAAATGGGTATGGAAAAACTTCCTTTATGCAGGGATTGTTACCACACTTATGACGGAATATGA
- a CDS encoding motility associated factor glycosyltransferase family protein, with product MNSIFQNNIDAIRKKWPDLAGNLEQYNSNEKMSYEHIELEKTRNGMLNFRVSRNSRKVYLHSNYDPFKEADRWIKTLNVKVADTIIILGAGVGYHLDRIVKEYPHKNKIIIEPDPSIFLLLLRNRDIVNIIESQNILFVIGDEIENIVKLVMGLRSSGQVDCIEFAELVSYDSLYGDWWIEFKKQYIKYLKIFNINVNTLFVFKKEWYENFCENIREIPESVFYDKYKDNFKGIPAIIVSAGPSLKKNIELLKGVYDKALIISCGSAINILESRGIKPHIMAGVDPGEDQYKIFGSVKSKDIYFLYTVPMYYKAVKSYKGPKLYYRTASSTYVKWFEEKVGINSLGTCSGASVSNSALDIARIWGCSPIILIGQDLGFTGMEVYADGAVLKDKWDKTIRDRATNSKKSDNILMKDINGNDIYTDQPMLSIKIYFEDYLKTTENVEVINCTEGGIPIDGVPNMNLSDAIDKYCKNEYDIEGLLGGVYENEKGRALEFAPKVDSFMLKLSEEIKAMRKLGILRLKIMNEMVNKKMFDVKKWKKVESITKRLERYDCFINLLTPIARLFLISLKNANERLAEVEEDKEKKRWILMDGLQKQYGFILDNINYIYSILERQKAEDQVKVGNQNAQ from the coding sequence ATGAACTCCATATTTCAAAATAATATAGATGCGATAAGAAAAAAATGGCCGGATCTAGCAGGAAACTTGGAACAATACAACTCAAATGAAAAAATGTCATACGAACATATTGAATTAGAAAAAACCAGGAATGGGATGCTGAACTTCAGGGTTAGCCGTAACTCAAGAAAAGTCTATTTACATAGCAATTATGACCCCTTCAAGGAAGCTGACAGATGGATAAAGACCCTGAATGTGAAGGTTGCAGACACTATAATTATTCTTGGTGCAGGAGTAGGATATCATCTGGATAGAATTGTAAAGGAGTACCCGCACAAGAACAAAATAATTATAGAGCCTGACCCATCTATATTTTTGTTATTGCTTCGCAACAGGGATATAGTAAATATCATAGAGAGCCAAAATATTTTATTTGTAATAGGAGATGAAATAGAGAATATTGTAAAACTTGTTATGGGACTTAGGTCCTCTGGGCAGGTAGATTGTATTGAGTTTGCAGAGCTTGTTTCCTATGACAGCCTTTATGGTGATTGGTGGATAGAGTTTAAAAAGCAGTATATAAAGTATTTAAAGATTTTCAATATTAATGTCAATACACTTTTTGTATTCAAAAAAGAGTGGTATGAGAATTTTTGTGAAAATATTAGGGAAATTCCTGAGAGTGTTTTTTATGATAAATATAAGGACAATTTCAAAGGTATACCGGCAATTATCGTTTCTGCTGGACCTTCTCTAAAGAAAAATATTGAATTGCTGAAGGGAGTCTATGATAAAGCTTTGATTATTTCCTGTGGTTCTGCGATAAATATTCTTGAAAGTAGGGGTATTAAGCCCCATATAATGGCAGGGGTGGATCCTGGGGAAGATCAATATAAAATATTTGGAAGTGTAAAGTCAAAAGATATATACTTCTTGTATACTGTGCCAATGTATTATAAGGCAGTCAAGAGCTATAAAGGGCCGAAGCTTTATTATAGAACTGCATCTTCAACATATGTAAAATGGTTTGAAGAAAAGGTTGGTATTAATTCTCTAGGAACGTGTTCGGGAGCATCGGTTTCAAATTCTGCACTTGATATAGCAAGGATATGGGGGTGCAGTCCAATTATTTTGATAGGACAAGATCTTGGCTTTACTGGCATGGAGGTATACGCTGATGGGGCAGTATTAAAAGATAAATGGGATAAAACAATACGCGACAGGGCTACAAATTCTAAGAAAAGTGACAATATATTAATGAAAGATATTAATGGTAATGATATCTATACAGATCAACCCATGCTCTCTATCAAAATATATTTTGAGGACTATTTAAAAACGACTGAGAATGTGGAGGTTATTAATTGCACTGAAGGTGGAATACCTATTGATGGAGTTCCGAATATGAATTTGTCAGATGCTATAGATAAGTACTGTAAGAATGAATATGACATAGAAGGACTCCTTGGAGGGGTTTATGAAAATGAAAAAGGCAGAGCTTTAGAATTTGCACCAAAGGTTGACAGTTTTATGCTGAAGCTTTCAGAGGAAATAAAAGCAATGAGAAAATTGGGAATACTTAGGCTTAAAATTATGAACGAAATGGTAAATAAAAAGATGTTTGACGTTAAGAAATGGAAAAAGGTCGAAAGTATTACAAAAAGACTGGAAAGATATGATTGTTTCATAAACCTTCTTACACCAATAGCCAGACTGTTTCTTATTTCTCTAAAAAACGCAAATGAAAGACTTGCAGAAGTAGAGGAGGACAAAGAGAAAAAGAGGTGGATACTTATGGATGGACTTCAAAAACAATATGGGTTTATTCTCGATAATATCAATTATATCTATAGTATTCTTGAAAGGCAAAAAGCAGAAGATCAAGTAAAGGTGGGAAATCAAAATGCACAATGA
- a CDS encoding flagellin N-terminal helical domain-containing protein, which produces MRINNNMMAYNAHRQLKTNSAAQEKSLEKLSSGYRINKAGDDAAGLSISEKMRGQIRGLQQASRNAQDGISLIQTAEGALSETHSILQRMRELSVQASNDTNVTADRDAIETELDDLSGEITRIAQKTQFNTQTLLDGTFSGVVQIGANAGENLSFSIGSMDADALSVVDAAIAVDTTAAAQSSVSIINTAINTVSTQRAKLGAKQNRLEHTINNLDTAAENLQASESRIRDVDMAQEMMSYTKNNILNQAATAMLAQANQAPQGVLQLLQ; this is translated from the coding sequence ATGAGAATTAATAACAATATGATGGCGTATAACGCCCACAGACAGTTAAAAACGAATTCTGCCGCACAGGAAAAATCACTTGAAAAGTTATCATCAGGTTATAGGATAAACAAAGCTGGAGACGATGCAGCAGGTCTGTCAATTTCTGAAAAGATGAGAGGACAGATAAGAGGTTTGCAGCAGGCATCAAGAAATGCTCAGGACGGTATTTCTCTGATACAGACAGCTGAAGGTGCACTTTCCGAAACACACTCAATACTTCAAAGAATGAGAGAACTTTCAGTACAGGCTTCAAATGATACAAATGTTACCGCTGATAGAGATGCAATAGAAACAGAACTTGATGATCTTTCAGGAGAAATTACAAGAATAGCACAAAAGACTCAGTTTAATACTCAGACTCTTTTGGATGGAACATTTAGTGGAGTTGTCCAGATAGGTGCCAATGCTGGGGAAAACTTGAGCTTCTCTATCGGGTCAATGGATGCAGATGCACTGTCAGTTGTAGATGCTGCCATTGCTGTTGATACTACAGCAGCTGCACAATCTTCAGTCTCTATTATTAACACAGCAATAAATACAGTATCGACACAGAGAGCAAAACTAGGGGCCAAACAAAACAGGCTTGAGCATACAATCAACAACTTGGATACAGCAGCCGAAAACTTGCAGGCATCAGAATCCAGAATAAGAGACGTAGATATGGCACAGGAAATGATGTCATATACAAAGAATAACATATTAAATCAGGCAGCAACCGCTATGTTGGCACAGGCAAATCAGGCACCACAAGGGGTATTGCAGCTATTACAATAA
- a CDS encoding flagellin N-terminal helical domain-containing protein — MRINNNMMAYNAHRQLKTNSAAQEKSLEKLSSGYRINRAGDDAAGLSISEKMRGQIRGLQQSSRNAQDGISLIQTAEGALSETHSILQRMRELAVQASNDTNVTNDRTAIETELDDLAEEVTRIADKTQFNTQKLIDGSFSGVIQIGANAGENLNFSIASMTASALGVLDADIAVDTTANAQSSISVINSAINTVSTQRAKLGAKQNRLEHTINNLDTAAENLQASESRIRDVDMAQEMMSYTKNNILNQAATAMLAQANQAPQGVLQLLQ, encoded by the coding sequence ATGAGAATTAATAACAATATGATGGCGTATAACGCCCACAGGCAGTTAAAAACCAATTCAGCTGCACAGGAAAAATCACTTGAAAAATTGTCATCAGGTTACAGGATAAACAGAGCTGGAGACGATGCAGCAGGGTTATCAATTTCTGAAAAGATGAGAGGACAGATAAGAGGTTTGCAGCAGTCATCAAGAAATGCCCAGGACGGTATTTCTCTGATACAGACAGCTGAAGGTGCTCTTTCGGAAACCCATTCAATACTTCAAAGAATGAGAGAACTTGCGGTACAGGCATCAAATGATACCAATGTAACTAATGACAGAACTGCAATTGAAACAGAATTAGATGATCTTGCGGAAGAAGTTACGAGGATAGCGGACAAGACACAGTTTAACACACAGAAGCTGATCGATGGTTCTTTTAGTGGAGTTATCCAGATAGGAGCCAATGCCGGAGAAAATTTGAACTTCTCAATTGCATCAATGACTGCATCAGCTCTTGGTGTACTTGATGCAGATATCGCAGTAGATACAACTGCAAATGCACAATCATCAATATCTGTAATAAACTCGGCTATAAACACAGTATCGACACAGAGAGCAAAACTGGGAGCCAAACAGAACAGGCTTGAGCATACCATCAACAACCTGGATACAGCAGCTGAAAACTTGCAGGCATCAGAATCCAGAATTAGAGACGTAGACATGGCGCAGGAAATGATGTCCTATACAAAGAATAACATATTAAATCAGGCAGCAACCGCAATGTTAGCTCAGGCAAACCAGGCGCCACAAGGGGTACTCCAGTTGTTACAATAA
- a CDS encoding flagellin N-terminal helical domain-containing protein — MRINNNMMAYNAHRQLKTNSAAQEKSLEKLSSGYRINRAGDDAAGLSISEKMRGQIRGLQQSSRNAQDGISLIQTAEGALAETHSILQRMRELSVQASNDTNVANDRTAIKTELDDLISEIDRIASKTQFNTQNLLSGGFENKTIQIGANASEVLTFSIAAMATSALTVSTGAISVGTTADAQASISLINSAINVVSDQRAKLGAKQNRLEHTINNLDTAAENLQASESRIRDVDMAQEMMSYTKNNILNQAATAMLAQANQAPQGVLQLLQ, encoded by the coding sequence ATGAGAATTAATAACAACATGATGGCGTATAACGCCCACAGGCAGTTAAAAACGAATTCAGCGGCACAGGAAAAATCACTTGAAAAATTGTCTTCAGGCTACAGGATAAACAGGGCTGGAGACGATGCAGCAGGTCTGTCGATTTCTGAAAAGATGAGAGGTCAGATTAGAGGTTTGCAGCAGTCATCAAGAAATGCTCAGGATGGTATTTCTCTGATACAGACAGCTGAAGGTGCACTTGCTGAAACGCACTCAATACTTCAAAGAATGAGAGAACTATCAGTACAAGCTTCAAATGATACCAATGTTGCAAACGACAGAACTGCAATAAAGACAGAGCTTGATGACTTGATAAGTGAAATAGACAGAATAGCTTCAAAGACACAGTTCAATACGCAGAACCTTTTAAGTGGTGGCTTTGAGAATAAAACTATACAGATAGGTGCCAATGCCAGTGAAGTTCTGACGTTTTCTATTGCCGCTATGGCTACTTCAGCGCTAACAGTAAGCACAGGAGCCATTTCTGTTGGTACTACTGCTGATGCACAAGCCTCAATATCTTTAATAAACTCAGCTATCAACGTAGTGTCGGATCAGAGGGCAAAACTAGGAGCTAAACAGAACAGGCTTGAGCATACCATTAACAACCTGGATACAGCAGCTGAAAATTTGCAGGCATCAGAATCCAGAATTAGAGACGTAGACATGGCACAGGAAATGATGAGCTATACAAAGAATAACATATTAAACCAGGCAGCAACCGCTATGTTAGCTCAGGCAAACCAGGCACCACAAGGTGTACTGCAGTTGTTACAATAA
- the csrA gene encoding carbon storage regulator CsrA, giving the protein MLVLTRKRNETIVLNDNIEITIVDVQGDQVRIGINAPKSVSIYRKEIFLEIQAENKKAADVKSIDLKDLLK; this is encoded by the coding sequence GTGCTGGTTCTGACAAGAAAGAGAAATGAGACTATAGTATTGAATGACAATATTGAGATTACCATTGTTGATGTTCAAGGGGATCAAGTGCGTATTGGTATTAACGCACCTAAGAGTGTTTCTATTTACAGAAAAGAAATATTCTTGGAAATTCAGGCTGAGAACAAAAAGGCTGCGGATGTAAAGTCGATAGATTTGAAGGACTTGCTTAAATAG
- the fliW gene encoding flagellar assembly protein FliW, with amino-acid sequence MLLNTKHFGEIEIDEKKIINFKEGIPGFEDTKRYIVLYNGDETSPFKWLQSVDNGQLAFAVVNPFEVVRDYDIEIPDEAISNLNIESAEEVMVLSIVVVPEELSKMTMNLKAPVVINTKNNYGMQVVLDTDMYSVRHYIIEELRRQEVNIGAGSDKKEK; translated from the coding sequence ATGCTTCTTAATACTAAGCACTTTGGAGAAATAGAAATTGATGAGAAAAAAATAATAAACTTTAAAGAAGGAATACCAGGGTTTGAGGATACTAAGCGTTATATAGTATTGTACAACGGAGACGAGACATCACCTTTCAAATGGCTCCAAAGTGTTGATAATGGACAGCTTGCTTTTGCCGTCGTTAATCCTTTCGAGGTTGTAAGAGATTATGATATTGAGATTCCTGATGAGGCAATTAGCAACCTTAATATTGAAAGTGCCGAAGAAGTAATGGTACTTTCAATTGTTGTTGTACCGGAAGAACTATCTAAAATGACTATGAATTTAAAGGCTCCTGTAGTTATAAATACAAAAAATAATTATGGTATGCAGGTTGTCCTTGACACAGATATGTATAGTGTGAGACACTATATTATAGAAGAACTCCGCAGACAGGAGGTAAATATAGGTGCTGGTTCTGACAAGAAAGAGAAATGA
- a CDS encoding DUF6470 family protein has protein sequence MALIITQTYAKIGVDRSQSNLQIEARNARLELRQKQAKVNMDIEMPQVEIDQYESFASAGLKNDRDIIKEAAQKGNQKALAYIGKLVSDGNALASIENGANMIAELSKRDFYTIHEYNIDFIPKVGPKITVKGDVNFDPEKNSEGVNNGVDGTYTPPEININYSPSQVKVFLSQYASIKFDYNNENKINTYV, from the coding sequence ATGGCCCTTATTATAACTCAAACTTATGCTAAAATTGGTGTGGACAGAAGCCAGTCCAACCTCCAAATTGAAGCTCGAAATGCACGGTTGGAGCTTAGGCAAAAACAGGCAAAAGTAAATATGGATATAGAAATGCCGCAGGTTGAAATTGACCAATATGAGTCTTTTGCAAGTGCTGGGTTGAAGAATGACAGAGATATTATAAAAGAAGCAGCACAAAAAGGCAACCAGAAGGCTCTTGCATACATAGGCAAACTAGTGTCCGATGGAAATGCTCTTGCTTCTATTGAAAATGGGGCTAATATGATTGCAGAGCTTTCGAAAAGGGACTTTTATACAATTCATGAATACAATATTGACTTTATCCCTAAAGTTGGACCGAAAATTACTGTTAAGGGGGATGTTAATTTTGATCCTGAAAAGAATTCAGAAGGTGTTAATAATGGTGTAGATGGTACTTATACACCCCCAGAAATTAATATTAACTATTCTCCCAGCCAGGTAAAAGTATTTTTATCCCAATATGCATCAATTAAATTCGACTATAATAATGAGAATAAAATCAACACTTATGTATAA
- the flgL gene encoding flagellar hook-associated protein FlgL, with protein MRITNNMLVNNMINNIGSNLTRMDKYQEKLATGKKITVPSDDPVVAARALKLRTDVSQIKQHKTNVNDAMSWLEITESALTNVGDILQRARELAVQGSSSSATKDDTQKIEQEVAQLRNQLIQVGNSTYAGRYVFSGFKTDTKLINDDGTFAIDVDNTESIIYEIGVSDNININVTGGDLFNAGGVATTGSTGQLVQTFDKYISSLNSGNHELIGNSITDLDNNINNLLRIRAGVGARYNRLELTSNRLDNDEINFTKLMSENEDVDQAENIMLLKSEENVYKASLSGGAKIIQTSLVDFLK; from the coding sequence ATGAGGATCACCAACAATATGCTAGTAAATAACATGATTAACAATATAGGAAGCAATCTGACTAGAATGGACAAGTATCAGGAGAAGCTGGCAACGGGTAAGAAGATAACAGTACCATCTGATGATCCAGTTGTAGCAGCAAGAGCGTTAAAGCTTCGTACTGATGTATCACAGATAAAACAACACAAAACGAACGTGAATGATGCTATGTCCTGGTTGGAAATAACTGAATCGGCGCTTACAAATGTAGGTGATATACTTCAAAGGGCGAGAGAATTGGCTGTACAGGGTAGCAGTAGTTCTGCAACTAAAGATGATACCCAGAAAATAGAGCAGGAAGTAGCACAGCTTAGAAATCAGCTAATCCAGGTAGGAAACTCAACTTATGCAGGAAGGTATGTGTTTTCAGGCTTTAAAACAGATACCAAACTAATAAATGATGATGGAACTTTTGCGATTGATGTTGACAATACTGAGTCCATAATCTATGAGATTGGTGTCAGTGACAATATAAATATAAATGTAACGGGTGGCGACCTTTTTAATGCCGGAGGAGTTGCAACTACAGGTTCAACAGGTCAGTTGGTTCAGACTTTTGATAAATATATTTCATCGCTTAACTCAGGAAATCATGAGTTGATAGGTAATTCAATAACAGACCTTGATAATAATATTAATAACCTGCTCAGGATTAGAGCGGGTGTTGGTGCTAGATATAACAGGCTTGAACTGACCAGTAACAGGCTGGATAATGATGAGATTAACTTTACAAAGCTTATGAGTGAAAATGAGGATGTAGACCAAGCTGAAAACATTATGCTTCTAAAAAGTGAAGAAAATGTATACAAAGCATCATTGTCAGGAGGCGCCAAAATTATACAAACTTCGCTGGTTGACTTCCTAAAGTAA